One part of the Sesamum indicum cultivar Zhongzhi No. 13 linkage group LG14, S_indicum_v1.0, whole genome shotgun sequence genome encodes these proteins:
- the LOC105177049 gene encoding uncharacterized protein LOC105177049 — translation MPSLAKLLFCLLFIGLCQTEARESKFFAKYVHLSKSTNNNYVAVPGTVPEQDVSLPSSSPAPAPVTSQISDVPAAPCDVSLPSSSPAPAPVTSQISDVPASSPLVADYVPAPAPDQAPLEPSFGYPPAPLESEMYAKGTGDFTSAETTVVDNEEEEFSDEEFSIETPGKRESNIYSNGYSNSLSNNNGFWTSNHKGYNTNGYYYKSDQPQGMSDTRFVNNGEFYDNNVEPENDGPKGYGSVRQNKNEEGDYYGNNDKSKYEFDSMEEYERKEGYPDVEQQFIP, via the exons ATGCCCTCACTTGCCAAGCTACTTTTTTGCCTTTTGTTCATAGGGTTGTGCCAGACTGAAGCCAGAGAGAGCAAGTTCTTTGCCAAATATGTTCACCTTAGCAAAAGTACCAACAACAATTACGTAGCAGTGCCTGGTACAGTACCAGAGCAAGATGTCTCTTTGCCATCTTCGAGTCCAGCTCCAGCTCCCGTCACTAGCCAGATAAGCGACGTCCCAGCCGCCCCTTGTGATGTCTCTTTGCCATCTTCGAGTCCAGCTCCAGCTCCCGTCACTAGCCAGATAAGCGACGTCCCAGCCTCATCGCCCCTTGTGGCCGACTATGTCCCAGCCCCAGCTCCTGACCAGGCACCCCTGGAGCCTAGTTTCGGCTACCCACCAGCTCCACTTGAGAGTGAAA TGTATGCCAAGGGCACTGGTGACTTCACTTCCGCAGAGACCACCGTCGTCGATAATGAAGAGGAGGAATTTTCTGATGAAGAATTCAGCATTGAAACTCCCGGTAAGAGGGAATCCAACATTTACAGCAATGGCTACTCCAATAGTTTGAGTAACAACAATGGCTTCTGGACGTCAAATCACAAAGGTTATAACACCAACGGCTATTATTACAAGAGTGATCAGCCACAGGGAATGAGTGACACCAGATTCGTAAACAATGGTGAGTTCTACGACAACAACGTAGAGCCCGAAAACGATGGTCCAAAAGGGTACGGATCAGTGAGGCAAAACAAGAACGAGGAAGGCGATTACTACGGTAATAACGACAAGTCAAAATACGAGTTTGATTCCATGGAAGAGTATGAGAGAAAGGAGGGTTATCCTGATGTTGAACAACAGTTCATTCCTTGA
- the LOC105177048 gene encoding LOB domain-containing protein 2 codes for MQRMNCTSACASCKHQRKKCTEKCILAPFFPVEKTREFQAVHKVFGVSNLTKIIINLKEEDRKRAVDSLVWEALCRQKDPVLGPYGEYRRLCEELRLYKSQYQQFHQVQAQGSLVYKAAAQELMGWNNNKVMSINDEGISNNNNTTNNFHSNGNNGVDFCPYAYSSHHIQDTEKLRAERANGSALILPQHHLANSFSQQYFLTSGQYNRMDSKSVESTLWEGSS; via the exons ATGCAACGAATGAATTGCACGTCTGCATGCGCGTCATGCAAACACCAACGAAAGAAGTGCACTGAGAAGTGCATATTAGCCCCCTTCTTCCCGGTGGAGAAAACCCGCGAGTTCCAAGCCGTGCACAAGGTGTTTGGCGTCAGCAACCTCACAAAGATCATCATAAACCTCAAGGAAGAAGATCGAAAAAGAGCCGTGGATTCCCTCGTCTGGGAAGCCTTATGCCGGCAGAAAGATCCTGTGCTTGGCCCCTACGGAGAGTACCGAAGATTGTGTGAGGAGCTGAGGTTGTACAAAAGCCAATACCAGCAATTTCACCAAGTCCAAGCTCAAGGGAGCTTAGTGTATAAAGCAGCAGCACAAGAGCTGATGGGGTGGAACAATAACAAAGTTATGAGCATTAATGATGAAGGAATAAGcaacaataataataccaCCAATAATTTTCATAGCAATGGTAACAACGGGGTAGATTTTTGCCCTTACGCCTATTCTTCACATCATATTCAAGATACTGAAAAACTGAGGGCAGAAAGAGCAAATGGTTCTGCCCTAATTCTTCCTCAGCACCACTTAGCTAATAGCTTCAGCCAACAGTACTTTCTTACTTCAG GTCAATATAATCGTATGGATTCCAAGTCAGTGGAGAGCACATTATGGGAAGGCAGCTCATAA